The segment CGACCCGATCGTCCGGATCATGGGTTCGGAGCAGGCGACAGCGGAAGACTCCATGATTTTGGTAAACTCACAGTTCAGCCCCCGCCGCCCGGCGATGAGCTGACATGTATCCATCATCCGGTCCAATGCCTCCAACCGGGCTTTATCATCGATGGATCGAATGTCCAGCGTTCCTTCCACCTGCCCCGGTATCACATTGGAGGCACCGGGATGAACAGACAACTGTCCCACCGTCGCCACCAAGGAAGGATATTGGAGAGCGATCCGCTCCATGGAATGAACCATTTCGGCTGTGCCGACCAGAGCATCTTTGCGCATGGAGATCGGCACGGTTCCTGCATGTCCCGCCGACCCTTTCACAAGAAACCGGAGCCTCGATTGCCCGGCGATTCCGGTGACGATCCCGCAGGCTTGATCCATCTTTTCCAAAACGGGGCCCTGTTCGATGTGCAACTCCAAATATCCGAGTAATTGCCTTGGAGCCCGGGTTGCCAAGTGGATCCGCTCAGGGTCCAATCCGACTTCTTTCATGGCCGTCGCAAGAGTGACACCCTTTTCATCCTTCGCCTCCAGATCTTCCCGCCCCAACATCCCACAGATCGCCCTGCTTCCGAGTAATGTGGTGTGAAACCGGGCCCCCTCCTCATCACAAAAAGCGATCACTTCAATGGGATGTTCCGGTCTGACACCGCCCTCATCAAGGGCTTGCACCACTTCCAGGCCGGCGATGACACCCAGAATCCCGTCGTATTTTCCTGCTTCAATGACGGAATCGAGGTGGGAACCGATGAGAAGGACCGGCGCATCGGTCCGCGTTCCTTCGTATCTGCCGATGAGATTCCCCGCCTCATCCCGCCTCACCGTCATCCCCGCATCCCTCATCCAACCGGCGACCAGTTGGTTGGCCGCTTCGCTTTCCCTCGTAAAGGAAAGACGGGTGACACCGGGACCGGCGGAGGCACTGCATTTCGCCAATGCCTCGATCCGTCCCACCATCCGGTCCGCACTCAGGTACCGATGTGTTGTTTTCTGTTTATGCATCATGGGTTTCATTTCACGCCACCTCTTCCCGCGAGTAAAACATTTCCCGGTAAATCTCCCCTTTCCGACGTACGGACAGGCAATTCCACCTTTTCCGAATTTAACGCCGCCGGAATCCGGCCGGTTGTTTTCCCCGCTTCCTGACCCCTTCCGCCCCTCCGGCGGAACCGAACAAGCGCATCTTTTCCCTGACGCTGACCTTCAGCGCTTCTGTGGCCGGCCATATATGGACGGAGATGATACAGATCCGGTTTTTCGGCCAGTGATTTTCGAATCGCAGCCGTAAAAGTCACTTGATTCTCTGTGTTGACATTGATCTTGGAGATTCCCGCTGCAATGGCTTTTCGGATCTCTTGATCCGGTATGCCCGTACCTCCGTGCAGTGCCAGCGGCACCCCGGTCTGTTCACGAACCTGAACCATCAGGTCAAATTGCAGATCCGGTTCACCCCGGTAAAGACCATGCACCGAACCGATGGCCGGCGCCAGACAGTCCACACCTGTTTCCCGGACATATTGACGACATTCACCGGGAACCGCAAACATCCCTTCCGCCGAATCAACAACCGTACCGTCTTCTTCCCCGGTGATTCGGCCCAATTCGCCCTCCACCGAGGCCCCTTTTCCCTTCGCCGCATCCACCACTCGCTTGGTCAAGGCGATATTCTGTTCCAAGGGAAGGTGGGAGCCGTCGATCATGACGGAGGAAAAGCCTGCATCCAAAGCCCGGATACAGCTTTCAATGGAAGAACTGTGATCCAGATGAAGGGTGACGGGAACGGTGATCCGATACTCCTCCATCAGCAATTCAACCATCGATGCGATCAGTCGGTATCCGCCCAGGGGGCCCACAGCCGCATCCGTCACCCCGATGATCACGGGAGAAGATTCTTCCTGTGCCGCTTGCAAAAAGGCTTGTGCAAACTCCAGACCGTTCAAGTTGAATTGACCGACGGCATACCGGTTTTTCCAGGCGTGATCCAACATTTCATTCATCGGTGCGAAGACCATCTGTCATGGATTCCCCCATCCGGCAACAAGCCTATTGTTGTGGGATGTGATCCCCTCTCCAGCCCAGCCTTTTCGATATCTTTTTACTCACGGCGATGATCCCGTCTTTCAATTGGTCGATCCGTTCCTTTGTCATCCTCATCGTTGGACCTGAGATGCTGACAGCCGCCACAACCCTTCCGGAATGGTCGAAAATGGGTCCGGCTATGCAATTGATTCCCAGCTCATTCTCTTCCAGATCCAG is part of the Kroppenstedtia eburnea genome and harbors:
- a CDS encoding allantoate amidohydrolase, which produces MKPMMHKQKTTHRYLSADRMVGRIEALAKCSASAGPGVTRLSFTRESEAANQLVAGWMRDAGMTVRRDEAGNLIGRYEGTRTDAPVLLIGSHLDSVIEAGKYDGILGVIAGLEVVQALDEGGVRPEHPIEVIAFCDEEGARFHTTLLGSRAICGMLGREDLEAKDEKGVTLATAMKEVGLDPERIHLATRAPRQLLGYLELHIEQGPVLEKMDQACGIVTGIAGQSRLRFLVKGSAGHAGTVPISMRKDALVGTAEMVHSMERIALQYPSLVATVGQLSVHPGASNVIPGQVEGTLDIRSIDDKARLEALDRMMDTCQLIAGRRGLNCEFTKIMESSAVACSEPMIRTIGSVFQDHGMKPIQLVSGAGHDAMAVSSLTEMGMIFVRCKGGISHHPDEAVTPEDMKTGAAILLDVTLQLVS